A genomic region of Conger conger chromosome 6, fConCon1.1, whole genome shotgun sequence contains the following coding sequences:
- the gfod2 gene encoding glucose-fructose oxidoreductase domain-containing protein 2 codes for MLPGVGVFGTGSTARVLVPLLRGEGFVVQAVWGRTEEEARTLSQELGIPFYTSHTDDVLLHPDVDLVCINIPPPLTRQIAVKALGIGKNVICEKAATSADAFKMVTASRYYPQLMSLTGSVLRFLPAFAHMKRLLEEGYAGEVQVCDARVYWGSLLSDTYSWTCDELMGGGGLHAMGSYIVDLLSHLTGRRAARVHGLLRTFVRQNGAIRGIRRVTSDDFCFFQMLMGGGGGGGGGVCCTVTLNFNMPGAFVHEVMVVGSAGRLVARGTELYGQRNGAPEEELLLPDPSGQGPAGAWPGPEKGLRDIPLPYLKGMACMVRALREAFLGQEDRRSWDLKPVATAATFEDGLYVQTVVDAIKKSSRSGEWERVEVMTEEPDANHNLCEALQRNNP; via the exons ATGCTgccaggggtgggggtgttcgGGACGGGCAGCACCGCCCGGGTGCTGGTGCCCCTGCTGAGGGGCGAGGGTTTCGTGGTGCAGGCGGTGTGGGGGCGCACGGAGGAGGAGGCCAGGACGCTGTCCCAGGAGCTGGGGATCCCCTTCTACACCAGCCACACCGACGACGTGCTGCTGCACCCCGACGTGGACCTGGTGTGCATCaacatccccccacccctcacgcGCCAGATCGCCGTTAAAGCCCTGG GCATCGGCAAGAACGTGATCTGCGAGAAGGCTGCCACGTCGGCGGACGCCTTCAAGATGGTGACGGCGTCGCGGTACTACCCGCAGCTGATGAGCCTGACGGGCAGCGTGCTGCGCTTCCTCCCGGCGTTCGCGCACATGAAGCGGCTCCTGGAGGAGGGCTACGCGGGCGAGGTGCAGGTGTGCGACGCGCGCGTGTACTGGGGCAGCCTGCTCAGCGACACCTACAGCTGGACCTGCGACGAGCTGATGGGCGGCGGCGGGCTGCACGCCATGGGCTCCTACATCGTGGACCTGCTGAGTCACCTGACCGGCCGGAGGGCGGCCCGCGTGCACGGCCTGCTCCGCACCTTCGTGCGGCAGAACGGGGCCATCCGCGGGATCCGCCGCGTCACCAGCGACGACTTCTGCTTCTTCCAGATGCTgatgggcgggggcgggggcggcgggggcggcGTGTGCTGCACCGTCACGCTCAACTTCAACATGCCCGGGGCCTTCGTGCACGAGGTCATGGTGGTGGGCTCGGCCGGGCGGCTGGTCGCCCGGGGGACGGAGCTCTACGGGCAGCGGAACGGGGCCCCGGAGGAGGAGCTGCTGCTGCCGGACCCCTCGGGCCAGGGGCCGGCCGGGGCGTGGCCGGGGCCGGAGAAGGGGCTGCGGGACATCCCCCTGCCCTACCTGAAGGGCATGGCCTGCATGGTGCGGGCCCTGCGCGAGGCCTTCCTGGGCCAGGAGGACCGGCGCAGCTGGGACCTGAAGCCCGTGGCCACGGCCGCCACCTTCGAGGACGGGCTCTACGTGCAGACTGTGGTGGACGCCATCAAGAAGTCCAGCCGCTCGGGAGAGTGGGAGCGCGTGGAGGTGATGACCGAGGAGCCCGACGCCAACCACAACCTGTGTGAGGCGCTGCAGAGAAACAACCCCTGA
- the LOC133131157 gene encoding zinc finger BED domain-containing protein isoform X1: MIKQKLLPGKMAAKKRSVVWSFFQDDLNSKMAVCLRCGERILNCGNTTNLLKHLRSKHQGELTDATKRRRFSDVSRGRGPVCQLEPKQPKLERADIPDTEDDAEIHVSEMGDLRTEQEPFEGNEELGRAISDGINGALTLSVTKTRKRSAVWRYFQDGFDPNKVLCLVCSENIHYPQNTSNLLRHLRKKHPGEYADIEGSLKDRPGEKAAAMVVRSLAEQANGLMNNEQVIRVSITTDGSEEQERIGTEEASRAVSDIVDEAFALSVLPKKRRSAVWSFYERGEDANKVLCLLCSEYIQYRQNTSNLLRHLRKKHPDKNVETKRKGEVTAGLDHAFMLNDYRSTGMPPGLVAPLTLEQAEQTRRGQEQEQAEAVRKALQQEARSLERERELTEQLRRAQQQEARALEQQRELTEQLRRMQEDEMRRLRELEARTLEQERRAVEQLRKTQEEEAKVIEHERGALEQLRRELEEDRRSLQRHWEAIRQGQVTVVGEQGREEGHALPGVVGGDLEMLVVTTT, from the exons ATGATCAAACAAAAGCTGCTACCAGGGAAAATGGCGGCTAAAAAGCGAAGTGTGGTGTGGTCCTTTTTTCAAGACGACTTGAATTCGAAGATGGCCGTTTGCCTACGATGTGGCGAGAGAATACTAAACTGTGGCAACACCACAAACCTGCTAAAGCATTTACGATCAAAACACCAGGGGGAGCTTACTGACGCCACTAAGAGAAGACGGTTCTCTGATGTAAGCAGAGGCAGAGGGCCGGTCTGCCAACTCGAGCCAAAACAGCCAAAACTCGAGCGCGCTGATATCCCCGACACCGAGGACGACGCAG AAATTCATGTGTCTGAAATGGGAGATCTTCGAACGGAGCAGGAACCCTTTGAAGGGAACGAGGAGCTGGGCAGGGCCATCAGCGACGGCATTAACGGGGCCCTCACTTTGTCTGTAACGAAAACCAGAAAGCGCAGCGCAGTGTGGAGGTACTTCCAAGACGGCTTTGATCCAAACAAGGTACTGTGCCTGGTGTGTTCGGAAAATATACATTATCCTCAGAACACTAGCAACTTGCTCAGGCATTTGCGGAAAAAACACCCGGGGGAATATGCAGACATCGAAGGCAGCCTGAAGGACCGGCCTGGAGAGAAGGCAGCAGCGATGGTGGTCAGAAGCTTGGCAGAACAGGCCAACGGCCTCATGAACAACGAACAAG TAATCCGGGTGTCTATCACAACAGACGGGTCTGAGGAGCAGGAGCGGATCGGCACCGAGGAGGCGAGCAGGGCCGTGTCCGACATCGTGGACGAGGCCTTCGCCCTGTCGGTGCTGCCCAAGAAGCGGCGCAGCGCGGTGTGGAGCTTCTACGAGCGCGGCGAAGACGCCAACAAGGTGCTGTGCCTGCTCTGCTCCGAGTACATCCAGTACCGGCAGAACACCAGCAACCTGCTGCGCCACCTGCGCAAGAAGCACCCGGACAAGAACGTGGAGACCAAACGCAAAGGGGAGGTGACGGCCGGGCTGGACCACGCCTTCATGCTGAACGACTACAGGAGCACGGGGATGCCTCCAG GCCTGGTGGCTCCGCTGACGCTGGAGCAGGCGGAGCAGACGCGGAGGggccaggagcaggagcaggcgGAGGCGGTGCGGAAGGCGCTGCAGCAGGAGGCCCGGTCcctggagcgggagagggagctgACGGAGCAGCTCCGCAGGGCCCAGCAGCAGGAGGCCCGGGCCCTGGAGCAGCAGCGCGAGCTGACGGAGCAGCTCCGCCGCATGCAGGAGGACGAGATGAGGAGGCTCCGCGAGCTGGAGGCCCGCACCCTGGAGCAGGAGCGCCGGGCCGTGGAGCAGCTGAGGAAgacgcaggaggaggaggccaagGTCATCGAGCACGAGAGGGGCGCCCTGGAGCAGCTGAggagggagctggaggaggaccgCAGGTCCCTGCAGAGACACTGGGAGGCCATACGGCAGGGCCAGGTCACCGTGGTaggggagcagggcagggaggaGGGCCACGCGCTTCCGGGGGTGGTGGGAGGGGACCTGGAGATGCTGGTGGTGACCACGACGTGA
- the LOC133131157 gene encoding zinc finger BED domain-containing protein isoform X2 translates to MIKQKLLPGKMAAKKRSVVWSFFQDDLNSKMAVCLRCGERILNCGNTTNLLKHLRSKHQGELTDATKRRRFSDVSRGRGPVCQLEPKQPKLERADIPDTEDDAEIHVSEMGDLRTEQEPFEGNEELGRAISDGINGALTLSVTKTRKRSAVWRYFQDGFDPNKVLCLVCSENIHYPQNTSNLLRHLRKKHPGEYADIEGSLKDRPGEKAAAMVVRSLAEQANGLMNNEQDGSEEQERIGTEEASRAVSDIVDEAFALSVLPKKRRSAVWSFYERGEDANKVLCLLCSEYIQYRQNTSNLLRHLRKKHPDKNVETKRKGEVTAGLDHAFMLNDYRSTGMPPGLVAPLTLEQAEQTRRGQEQEQAEAVRKALQQEARSLERERELTEQLRRAQQQEARALEQQRELTEQLRRMQEDEMRRLRELEARTLEQERRAVEQLRKTQEEEAKVIEHERGALEQLRRELEEDRRSLQRHWEAIRQGQVTVVGEQGREEGHALPGVVGGDLEMLVVTTT, encoded by the exons ATGATCAAACAAAAGCTGCTACCAGGGAAAATGGCGGCTAAAAAGCGAAGTGTGGTGTGGTCCTTTTTTCAAGACGACTTGAATTCGAAGATGGCCGTTTGCCTACGATGTGGCGAGAGAATACTAAACTGTGGCAACACCACAAACCTGCTAAAGCATTTACGATCAAAACACCAGGGGGAGCTTACTGACGCCACTAAGAGAAGACGGTTCTCTGATGTAAGCAGAGGCAGAGGGCCGGTCTGCCAACTCGAGCCAAAACAGCCAAAACTCGAGCGCGCTGATATCCCCGACACCGAGGACGACGCAG AAATTCATGTGTCTGAAATGGGAGATCTTCGAACGGAGCAGGAACCCTTTGAAGGGAACGAGGAGCTGGGCAGGGCCATCAGCGACGGCATTAACGGGGCCCTCACTTTGTCTGTAACGAAAACCAGAAAGCGCAGCGCAGTGTGGAGGTACTTCCAAGACGGCTTTGATCCAAACAAGGTACTGTGCCTGGTGTGTTCGGAAAATATACATTATCCTCAGAACACTAGCAACTTGCTCAGGCATTTGCGGAAAAAACACCCGGGGGAATATGCAGACATCGAAGGCAGCCTGAAGGACCGGCCTGGAGAGAAGGCAGCAGCGATGGTGGTCAGAAGCTTGGCAGAACAGGCCAACGGCCTCATGAACAACGAACAAG ACGGGTCTGAGGAGCAGGAGCGGATCGGCACCGAGGAGGCGAGCAGGGCCGTGTCCGACATCGTGGACGAGGCCTTCGCCCTGTCGGTGCTGCCCAAGAAGCGGCGCAGCGCGGTGTGGAGCTTCTACGAGCGCGGCGAAGACGCCAACAAGGTGCTGTGCCTGCTCTGCTCCGAGTACATCCAGTACCGGCAGAACACCAGCAACCTGCTGCGCCACCTGCGCAAGAAGCACCCGGACAAGAACGTGGAGACCAAACGCAAAGGGGAGGTGACGGCCGGGCTGGACCACGCCTTCATGCTGAACGACTACAGGAGCACGGGGATGCCTCCAG GCCTGGTGGCTCCGCTGACGCTGGAGCAGGCGGAGCAGACGCGGAGGggccaggagcaggagcaggcgGAGGCGGTGCGGAAGGCGCTGCAGCAGGAGGCCCGGTCcctggagcgggagagggagctgACGGAGCAGCTCCGCAGGGCCCAGCAGCAGGAGGCCCGGGCCCTGGAGCAGCAGCGCGAGCTGACGGAGCAGCTCCGCCGCATGCAGGAGGACGAGATGAGGAGGCTCCGCGAGCTGGAGGCCCGCACCCTGGAGCAGGAGCGCCGGGCCGTGGAGCAGCTGAGGAAgacgcaggaggaggaggccaagGTCATCGAGCACGAGAGGGGCGCCCTGGAGCAGCTGAggagggagctggaggaggaccgCAGGTCCCTGCAGAGACACTGGGAGGCCATACGGCAGGGCCAGGTCACCGTGGTaggggagcagggcagggaggaGGGCCACGCGCTTCCGGGGGTGGTGGGAGGGGACCTGGAGATGCTGGTGGTGACCACGACGTGA